The following proteins are co-located in the Hevea brasiliensis isolate MT/VB/25A 57/8 chromosome 11, ASM3005281v1, whole genome shotgun sequence genome:
- the LOC110661973 gene encoding serine carboxypeptidase-like 31: MAVFLTLVLVAVILVEPVVNARYSPLDGDKRLNSLDNEHLVTNLPGQPDVDFRHYAGYVTVNENNGRALFYWFYEATTHPDEKPLVLWLNGGPGCSSVGYGATQEIGPFLVDTDGHGIKYNPYSWNREANMLFLESPVGVGFSYSNTTSDYSVLGDDFTAIDAYAFLQKWFRKFPSYRTRTFYIAGESYAGKYVPELAELILDRNVDSFLHIDLRGILMGNPETSDAEDWAGMVDYAWSHAVISDETHKIIGKSCNFRSNDTWSNNDCSQAVDELFRQYNEIDIFSLYTSICIGDAASSDDKSRQVKFMHTSTMMPRIMGGYDPCLDEYAGAFYNRPDVQKALHVSDGHRLENWSICNHKIFDKWSDSKRSVLPIYKKMIAAGLRIWVYSGDTDGRVPVLSTRYSLGSLGLPVIKAWRPWYHQKQVSGWFQEYEGLIFATFRGAGHAVPIFKPSESLAFFSAFLQGESPPSSR, encoded by the exons ATGGCAGTGTTCCTCACTTTGGTTCTTGTTGCTGTAATCCTTGTTGAGCCAGTTGTGAATGCTAGATACTCACCATTGGATGGTGATAAGCGACTCAATTCACTGGACAATGAGCATCTTGTAACTAATTTGCCTGGCCAGCCAGATGTGGACTTCCGGCACTATGCTGGTTATGTTACAGTGAATGAAAATAATGGAAGGGCACTCTTCTATTGGTTCTACGAGGCCACCACTCACCCTGATGAAAAACCTCTAGTGCTGTGGCTTAATGGAG GTCCTGGGTGCTCTTCTGTGGGATATGGAGCAACACAAGAGATTGGACCTTTCCTAGTGGACACTGATGGACATGGAATTAAATATAATCCCTACTCATGGAATAGAG AGGCCAACATGTTATTCCTGGAGTCCCCGGTTGGAGTTGGTTTTTCATACTCAAATACAACTAGTGACTACAGTGTTCTGGGAGATGATTTTACAG CAATTGATGCTTACGCTTTCTTGCAAAAGTGGTTTCGCAAATTTCCATCATATAGAACGCGGACATTTTATATTGCTGGGGAAAGCTATGCAG GAAAATATGTTCCGGAGCTTGCTGAGCTGATACTTGACCGGAACGTGGATTCATTCCTTCACATTGATCTCAGGGGTATTCTG ATGGGCAATCCTGAAACAAGTGATGCTGAGGACTGGGCAGGTATGGTGGATTATGCTTGGAGCCATGCTGTCATATCAGATGAAACCCACAAGATAATCGGAAAAAGCTGCAACTTTAGAAGTAATGATACATGGAGCAATAATGATTGTAGCCAAGCTGTCGATGAATTATTCAGACAGTACAACGAGATAGATATTTTCAGCCTCTACACCTCAATTTGTATTGGTGATGCAGCAAGTTCAGACGACAAATCTAGGCAGGTCAAGTTTATGCATACATCTACAATG ATGCCAAGGATCATGGGTGGTTATGATCCATGCCTGGATGAATATGCAGGAGCTTTCTATAATAGACCTGATGTTCAAAAGGCCCTCCACGTCAGTGATGGTCACAGGCTCGAGAACTGGAGCATCTGCAA TCATAAGATATTcgacaagtggtcagattcaaagcGATCAGTTCTTCCTATATACAAGAAAATGATTGCGGCTGGTCTTAGAATATGGGTCTACAG TGGAGATACAGATGGAAGAGTTCCTGTATTGTCCACAAGATACAGCTTAGGCTCTCTGGGACTACCTGTCATCAAAGCATGGAGGCCATGGTACCACCAGAAGCAG GTCAGTGGTTGGTTTCAAGAATATGAGGGGCTTATATTTGCAACATTTAGAGGAGCTGGTCATGCTGTGCCTATCTTCAAACCAAGCGAGTCACTGGCATTCTTCTCAGCCTTTCTTCAAGGGGAATCTCCACCTTCTTCCCGATAA